Proteins from one Ciona intestinalis unplaced genomic scaffold, KH HT000075.2, whole genome shotgun sequence genomic window:
- the LOC100181039 gene encoding 85/88 kDa calcium-independent phospholipase A2-like translates to MAYFLEKITGIISDPYSVKQIPDMGEYQRSNMADSHGILALHKVNQYFDLVLFPDSKASQRLIFRLFHLPLSKKKEALSVFEKYKEKLLPILQSTEKEFSVSIISKLCNMIRNNNIRSPMHIVVEAGLSDVKMKEGPMNQWLNSQSCENHSTPLNLACELKLKLVVEKLVEAGAVLNKADDYGNNPFHIAVLMDLKEILQILCTVESGVALNTLNKEEMTPLHIACRAKKLHLCKILLQNKADPFVVGKLGLPIHYALKYSSNEIVELLLKDYPSLVTMQCAKHGGLPLHWCKSQDAVNLLLEYKSPVEVRSWAMHLPLHVMVIRGRLEAAVVLILADADVNGKGQNGNTALHLAVSGDHVMLVKMLLLFGASCLLENDFGETPGLLAMRSMKQNKDTIMDMLSCMGGLLHKTPTPSVNNNKATFQKRNSENFDRKLKVLCLDGGGVRGLVLSQILMAIERETGKQCRDLFDWISGTSTGGFLAMALLMGKSAIEAQRLYFRFKDKVFVGSRPYNSEPMEDFLKKEFGEDTTMESLQHGPRLLITAALADRKPIHLHLFRNYNLTDPISKSLKTKSFSKKLSDAEMKKLTCDATSSLKQLLWEAARSSGAAPTYFRPMGPYLDGGLVANNPTLDTLTEIHKYNKELVRTGAGDYKKIGLVLSIGTGQMKTTTARSLDLNWSSSPIALMNTALAGSELAQMMVDVCCQSNDYVVERAKAWCETMDASYFRLNPFMEDEVQLNETNDEILLNLLWDTQVYLQENKHLIEEIVALL, encoded by the exons ATGGCGTACTTTCTGGAAAAAATTACAGGAATAATATCAGATCCATATTCTGTAAAGCAGATCCCTGATATGGGAGAATACCAGAGATCAAATATGGCCGACTCCCATGGTATACTTGCACTACACAAAGTGAAccaatattttgatttggttCTGTTCCCTGATTCTAAAGCAAGCCAGCGATTAATTTTCAGGCTGTTCCATTTACCACTATCCAAGAAAAAAGAAGCACTTTCTGTGTTCgagaaatataaagaaaaattgcTGCCTATTTTACAATCTACTGAAAAAGAATTTTCGGTATCCATAATTTCTAAGCTGTGCAACATGATTCGAAATAATAATATTCGCTCGCCAATGCATATAGTGGTGGAAGCAGGGTTAAGTGATGTTAAAATGAAAGAGGGCCCAATGAACCAATGGTTAAACAGTCAGTCCTGTGAAAATCATTCCACACCCTTAAACCTTGCTTGTGAGCTGAAACTTAAACTGGTTGTAGAAAAATTGGTTGAAGCAGGTGCAGTTCTGAACAAAGCAGATGATTATGGAAATAATCCGTTCCATATTGCTGTTTTAATGGATTTAAAAGAGATATTACAGATTCTGTGCACGGTAGAATCTGGTGTGgctttaaatactttaaataaagaagaaaTGACACCGTTACATATTGCTTGCAGGGCGAAAAAATTACAcctttgtaaaatattacttcAAAATAAAGCTGATCCATTTGTGGTGGGAAAATTAGGCCTTCCGATACATTATGCTTTAAAGTACAGTTCCAATGAGATTGTGGAATTGTTGCTGAAAGATTACCCATCTCTTGTTACAATGCAATGTGCCAAACATGGTGGGTTACCATTACATTGGTGCAAGTCTCAAGATGCGGTTAATCTTCTTTTGGAGTATAAGTCGCCAGTTGAGGTCCGGAGCTGGGCTATGCATCTTCCACTTCATGTCATGGTGATTAGAGGGAGATTGGAGGCAGCAGTGGTCCTCATTCTTGCTGATGCAGATGTGAATGGTAAAGGGCAGAATGGTAATACAGCTTTGCACTTGGCTGTGAGCGGGGACCATGTTATGCTTGTTAAAATGCTGCTGCTTTTTGGGGCAAGCTGCCTGCTTGAGAATGACTTTGGAGAAACACCAGGGCTACTTGCTATGAGGAGTATGAAGCAAAATAAAGATACTATCATGGACATGTTGTCTTGTATGGGCGGCCTTCTGCATAAAACTCCTACGCCTTCTGTGAACAATAATAAGGCTACATTTCAGAAGAGAAATTCAGAAAATTTTGatcgaaaattaaaagttCTTTGCCTAGATGGTGGTGGTGTACGCGGCCTTGTACTGTCCCAAATATTAATGGCAATTGAGCGCGAGACTGGGAAGCAATGCCGAGATTTATTTGACTGGATATCAGGTACTAGTACTGGTGGATTTCTCGCTATGGCTCTGCTGATGGGCAAAAGTGCAATTGAGGCGCAACGACTGTATTTTCGGTTTAAAGATAAAGTTTTTGTCGGATCAAGACCATACAACTCAGAACCTATGGAGGATTTCTTAAAAAAGGAGTTTGGAGAAGACACGACTATGGAATCTTTGCAGCATGGTCCAAGACTGTTGATCACTGCTGCCTTAGCTGATCGTAAACCAATTCATTTGCATTTGTTTCGAAACTACAACTTGACTGACCCtatttcaaaaagtttaaagacTAAATCTTTTTCGAAAAAGTTGAGTGATGCGGAAATGAAGAAATTGACATGTGATGCGACTTCGTCGCTCAAACAACTGCTTTGGGAGGCCGCAAGAAGCAGTGGTGCAGCACCCACCTATTTTCGCCCCATGGGTCCATATTTAGATGGGGGGTTAGTTGCAAATAACCCAACGCTTGATACATTGACAGAAATACACAAATATAACAAGGAGCTTGTTCGAACAGGTGCTGgagattataaaaaaattggattGGTTTTGTCAATTGGAACGGGGCAaatgaaaacaacaacagcCAG ATCCCTGGATCTAAACTGGTCAAGCAGCCCAATAGCCTTGATGAACACGGCATTGGCTGGATCTGAGTTGGCTCAAATGATGGTTGATGTATGTTGTCAAAGCAATGATTATGTTGTAGAAAGGGCCAAGGCCTG GTGTGAAACTATGGATGCAAGTTACTTTAGACTTAACCCATTTATGGAAGATGAGGTACAACTCAATGAAACAAATGATGAAATACTTCTTAACTTATTATGGGATACACAGGTGTATCTGCAAGAAAACAAGCATCTTATTGAAGAGATAGTTGCTTTACTTTGA